One genomic region from Terasakiella sp. SH-1 encodes:
- a CDS encoding PLP-dependent aminotransferase family protein codes for MSLWVPEIESRRGPRYLAIADAIGEAIRQGELKPEERLPTHRDLAYHLGVTVGTVSRAYGEAVRRDYVIGEVGRGTYVKPEEDGTMDTPFHIPDMLDPNLIDFSMNIHSEGEGVEKLRIALQVLAQDPGLGALMRYQAEQGMEHHRVAMAKWAHWHGAPYDPDRIVVSNGVQHAMALSLMALCKAGDTLLCEEYSYPGIKTLATQLGVKMQGLPMDEHGLIPDRLEKAIVQTGARVLYCMPNYQNPTSVSMDLSRRQEIVEIAKRHGLWIIEDDIYGFVHEKMGSLQPFATLLPEQTFYLNGASKSISPGLRVGFALVPEQKVQTVAACVRLTNWMVAPLTVEILSRWIEDGTAQYFMDWHRKEASKRQEVMLKYITRGELQTSPNSYHNWFTLPAPWTAEMFCLRARERDVSIMPAHIFYIGKGAPVNAVRLCYGAPASVDVVEDGMSRLATLLNEEIHAFHSVM; via the coding sequence ATGTCCTTATGGGTTCCTGAAATCGAAAGCCGCCGTGGTCCGCGCTACCTTGCCATTGCCGATGCTATTGGTGAAGCCATTCGACAAGGGGAGCTAAAGCCGGAGGAACGCCTGCCGACCCATCGTGATCTGGCCTATCATCTGGGGGTGACGGTGGGAACGGTGAGCCGGGCTTATGGGGAAGCAGTGCGTCGTGATTATGTGATTGGTGAAGTTGGGCGGGGCACGTACGTTAAGCCGGAAGAAGATGGCACGATGGATACGCCGTTTCATATCCCTGATATGTTGGACCCTAACCTGATTGATTTCAGCATGAATATTCATTCCGAAGGTGAAGGGGTGGAAAAACTGCGCATTGCCTTACAGGTCTTGGCGCAAGACCCTGGACTTGGGGCCTTGATGCGTTATCAGGCCGAACAGGGGATGGAACATCATCGGGTTGCCATGGCGAAATGGGCGCATTGGCATGGTGCACCTTATGATCCGGATCGGATTGTGGTTTCAAACGGGGTGCAACATGCCATGGCATTATCCTTAATGGCGTTGTGCAAGGCAGGCGATACCTTGCTGTGTGAAGAATATTCCTATCCCGGTATCAAGACGCTGGCGACGCAATTAGGGGTGAAAATGCAGGGCCTGCCCATGGATGAACATGGCCTTATTCCCGATCGGTTGGAAAAGGCGATTGTTCAAACGGGTGCGCGTGTTCTTTATTGCATGCCGAACTATCAAAACCCCACAAGTGTTAGTATGGATCTTTCACGACGCCAAGAAATTGTAGAGATTGCCAAACGTCATGGGCTCTGGATCATTGAAGATGATATTTATGGTTTTGTACATGAAAAGATGGGCAGTCTTCAGCCCTTTGCCACTTTGTTGCCAGAGCAGACTTTTTATCTGAATGGGGCGTCAAAAAGTATCAGTCCGGGCTTGCGTGTCGGCTTTGCTTTGGTGCCAGAACAAAAAGTCCAGACGGTTGCAGCCTGTGTGCGCTTAACCAATTGGATGGTTGCACCGCTGACGGTTGAAATTTTATCTCGCTGGATTGAGGATGGGACGGCGCAGTATTTTATGGATTGGCATCGCAAAGAGGCATCAAAGCGCCAAGAGGTGATGCTAAAATATATCACACGCGGCGAGCTGCAAACCTCGCCTAATAGCTATCATAACTGGTTCACCCTGCCAGCCCCTTGGACGGCAGAAATGTTTTGCCTGCGTGCGCGAGAACGTGATGTCTCAATTATGCCCGCTCATATTTTTTATATTGGCAAGGGGGCACCGGTTAATGCGGTGCGATTGTGTTATGGTGCCCCTGCAAGTGTGGATGTGGTCGAAGATGGCATGTCTCGTTTGGCAACGCTTTTAAACGAAGAAATCCATGCTTTCCATTCGGTTATGTAA
- a CDS encoding hydrogen peroxide-inducible genes activator: protein MNASFSLKHLKYFIAVGEHKHFGRAAQACFVTQPTLSAAIKEFEDLLGVQLFERTKRHVLVTPIGEELLERAKAIILEANALMEFAQSKGNPLNGDLRLGVIPTIAPFLLPKLMHAIRDEFPDLTLYLKEDQTARLLDSLHGGHLDLLILALPYEAEGVETLTFMQDSFYCALPLSHPMCDHKAIMPHDLYDEDLLLLEEGNCIREHAMAACSWPSNKGPNEFGATSLSTIVQMVANGLGITLLPQMAIEAGIDKGCDIKTIPLAQNSPPRDIGLVWRKTSGRAEEFKMLATFLKETLAP, encoded by the coding sequence ATGAATGCATCTTTTTCCCTCAAACATCTGAAATATTTCATTGCTGTTGGCGAACATAAGCACTTTGGCCGCGCCGCCCAAGCCTGCTTTGTAACCCAACCGACCTTAAGCGCGGCCATCAAGGAATTTGAAGATTTACTGGGTGTACAATTGTTTGAACGCACCAAACGTCATGTCCTTGTCACCCCGATTGGCGAAGAACTCCTAGAACGCGCCAAGGCCATTATATTGGAAGCAAATGCCTTGATGGAATTTGCCCAATCCAAGGGCAATCCCTTAAACGGCGATCTGCGCTTAGGCGTGATCCCCACGATTGCCCCTTTTTTACTGCCAAAACTGATGCATGCCATTCGCGATGAGTTTCCCGATCTCACCCTATATCTGAAAGAAGATCAAACAGCTCGCCTGCTTGACAGCCTGCATGGGGGGCATCTGGACTTGCTGATTCTTGCCTTACCTTATGAAGCAGAAGGCGTGGAAACCCTGACCTTTATGCAGGACTCCTTTTACTGCGCCCTGCCTTTATCCCACCCAATGTGCGATCACAAAGCCATCATGCCGCATGACCTTTATGATGAGGACCTTCTCTTGCTTGAAGAAGGCAATTGCATTCGTGAACATGCCATGGCGGCCTGCTCCTGGCCCAGCAACAAAGGTCCAAATGAATTTGGGGCCACCAGCTTGTCCACCATCGTTCAAATGGTTGCCAATGGTCTTGGGATCACTTTATTGCCCCAAATGGCAATTGAAGCCGGCATTGACAAAGGCTGCGATATTAAAACCATTCCCTTGGCCCAAAACAGCCCGCCACGCGATATTGGGCTGGTCTGGCGCAAAACATCTGGTCGTGCAGAAGAATTTAAAATGCTTGCGACCTTTCTTAAGGAGACATTAGCCCCATGA
- a CDS encoding DUF2478 domain-containing protein: protein MSIQTTRPTRLGGVLYAANTPERNALLDFAKILQDRGWHVAGLTQELAYDDKGEKIGLDAIDIKNGDHYPLARPSKEDRENNTCGFDVSLLCEASSVLRRAIEEKADLLVVEKFGEREQDGNGLAEEIIAAALAGIPTLVAVPASALEIWNDFTGRLGALLPHDQEALWQWWPKWNLYQELAQNVDDTPVLHVEVGENAILVAGAHGCGVTANPLGKTALDHPLHQSLKSLALGATQMHNPIEHAIGVAAILAHYNRSDMTGSDHSGLTHFQGRDERVLIAGHFPPNKDYSNDFTMLPTERALQHLIENAYDGVILPSHTFGDGLLPTLLETKGLAETVLVGPETPLAPALFDYGLNVLSGRIIVDTEKAIEIVKNGGTPKDLKPASRYITLEKEG from the coding sequence ATGTCAATTCAAACAACCCGACCAACCCGCCTTGGCGGGGTTCTTTACGCCGCAAACACCCCCGAACGGAACGCTTTGCTGGATTTTGCAAAAATTTTGCAAGACCGGGGCTGGCATGTGGCTGGCTTAACCCAAGAACTCGCCTATGATGACAAGGGGGAAAAAATCGGTCTGGATGCCATCGACATTAAAAATGGCGATCATTACCCGCTGGCACGTCCCAGCAAGGAAGATAGAGAAAACAACACCTGTGGATTTGACGTCAGCCTGCTGTGTGAAGCTTCCAGCGTTCTGCGGCGCGCTATTGAAGAAAAAGCAGACTTGTTAGTGGTGGAAAAATTCGGTGAGCGCGAACAAGACGGCAACGGGCTGGCAGAAGAAATCATCGCAGCCGCCCTGGCTGGCATTCCCACATTGGTTGCCGTACCTGCCAGCGCCCTTGAAATCTGGAATGATTTCACTGGGCGCTTAGGGGCCTTACTGCCCCATGATCAGGAAGCCCTGTGGCAATGGTGGCCGAAATGGAATTTATATCAGGAACTCGCCCAAAATGTGGATGACACCCCGGTTTTACATGTAGAGGTCGGGGAAAACGCCATTTTGGTCGCAGGTGCTCATGGCTGTGGTGTAACGGCCAACCCATTGGGGAAAACAGCTTTGGACCACCCCCTTCACCAAAGCCTGAAATCTTTAGCCCTTGGGGCCACACAGATGCATAACCCGATTGAACATGCCATCGGTGTCGCAGCCATCCTTGCCCATTACAACCGTTCTGACATGACAGGATCAGATCATAGTGGCCTGACCCATTTTCAGGGGCGCGATGAACGTGTCCTGATTGCCGGACACTTTCCCCCAAACAAAGATTACAGCAATGACTTCACCATGCTGCCAACGGAACGTGCCCTTCAACATCTGATTGAAAATGCCTATGACGGGGTGATCCTGCCGTCCCACACATTCGGTGATGGCTTGCTCCCCACCTTGCTGGAAACCAAGGGGCTGGCAGAAACGGTTCTGGTCGGTCCTGAAACCCCACTGGCCCCAGCCCTGTTTGATTATGGATTAAACGTATTGTCCGGGCGCATTATCGTGGATACTGAAAAAGCCATCGAGATTGTTAAAAATGGTGGTACCCCCAAAGACCTAAAACCCGCAAGCCGTTATATTACCTTGGAAAAAGAAGGTTAA
- a CDS encoding histidine phosphotransferase family protein: MGVQVDMRVAELLCSRLCHDLVGPVGAVNHGIELIEETNSPVMAEAAQMIGQSGQQAASRLEFFRLAFGLSGGGSGRMSMLQGRQLAQGFIEKHIQLHWPQNPELPWKDNEPCVPKDVIKVILNLLMLGIDCLPRGGTLTLNQAALPEGLGIALVCEGQKAHIKDEIQSAIAPNASCDSLTARTVQAFFMARLADDLGLDFEISCPQADYVQIAALIPLDL, translated from the coding sequence ATGGGTGTGCAAGTCGATATGAGAGTAGCCGAATTATTATGTTCGCGTTTGTGTCATGACTTGGTGGGTCCGGTCGGGGCTGTGAACCATGGAATTGAACTGATTGAAGAAACCAACAGCCCGGTTATGGCCGAAGCTGCCCAGATGATTGGTCAAAGCGGGCAACAAGCTGCAAGCCGTCTGGAATTCTTTCGTCTTGCCTTTGGTCTGTCTGGCGGGGGCAGTGGGCGGATGTCCATGCTACAAGGACGCCAGCTTGCTCAGGGCTTTATTGAAAAGCATATTCAGCTTCACTGGCCGCAAAACCCTGAATTACCCTGGAAAGATAATGAACCCTGCGTGCCCAAAGATGTCATCAAGGTTATTTTAAACCTGTTGATGTTGGGGATTGATTGTTTACCCCGTGGTGGCACTTTAACACTTAATCAGGCGGCCTTGCCGGAAGGTTTGGGTATCGCCTTGGTTTGTGAGGGGCAAAAAGCCCATATCAAAGATGAAATTCAAAGCGCAATTGCACCCAATGCCAGTTGCGATTCTTTGACGGCGCGAACTGTTCAGGCTTTCTTTATGGCGCGTCTGGCTGATGATTTAGGGTTGGATTTTGAAATTTCCTGCCCACAGGCTGACTATGTGCAAATTGCTGCACTTATCCCTCTTGATTTATAG
- a CDS encoding CidA/LrgA family protein, with the protein MIAFFFLLCFLQLVGEAIVYLSGLPIPGPVIGMALLLVGLLIKKGLPENLDKTANTLLSYLALLFVPAGVGVTLHFNLITKEWLPITASIIFATLLTIAFCGLVMKLLDRSHG; encoded by the coding sequence ATGATTGCCTTCTTTTTCCTCCTTTGTTTTCTTCAACTGGTGGGCGAAGCCATTGTCTATCTAAGCGGGCTTCCCATTCCCGGCCCGGTCATCGGCATGGCCCTGTTGCTTGTCGGCTTGTTGATCAAGAAAGGCTTACCGGAAAATCTGGATAAAACAGCCAACACCCTTTTAAGCTATCTTGCCTTATTGTTTGTCCCGGCCGGGGTCGGCGTGACCTTGCATTTTAACTTGATCACCAAGGAATGGTTGCCCATTACGGCCTCCATTATTTTTGCAACACTTTTGACCATTGCCTTTTGTGGGCTGGTGATGAAACTGTTGGACAGGTCCCATGGATAA
- a CDS encoding response regulator yields MAAMGHEQFEEVTVVIADPDPRARTVAKKTLVQAGFRKILTGHSLDFVRQSFEIEMPELLIAETELPDGDFTDFVNDIRHHKIGNNPFLVISALTANPSPELVKKVIQAGADDLLSKPFDVDTLMRRVGRLIYQRKPFVVTGDYIGPTRQAKSQKEANAEHFIPPNTLKARALNQGSVDDVQAMVDAAIETVNTQALESHAEDIEELVTILTPRLINGEVDATSKLCLDRLRYASEDANRRLDGTAYDHVSDLCQTLLGVVNRIRNSGGFPADQDVKLLLPLNKAIQLGFDKNADVAAARQISQAVLAKIAG; encoded by the coding sequence ATGGCAGCGATGGGGCACGAGCAATTTGAAGAAGTAACCGTAGTGATTGCGGACCCGGACCCACGGGCACGAACGGTTGCAAAAAAGACATTGGTTCAGGCAGGCTTTCGTAAAATTTTGACAGGTCATTCGTTAGATTTTGTCCGGCAAAGTTTTGAGATTGAAATGCCTGAGTTATTGATTGCGGAAACAGAATTACCTGATGGCGACTTTACCGATTTTGTAAATGATATTCGTCATCATAAAATTGGGAATAATCCGTTCCTTGTTATTTCAGCCCTGACGGCAAACCCATCACCGGAGCTGGTGAAGAAAGTGATTCAGGCGGGGGCGGATGATCTGCTGTCTAAACCCTTTGATGTGGACACCCTCATGCGCCGTGTCGGGCGTTTGATTTATCAGCGCAAACCCTTTGTCGTGACTGGGGATTATATTGGGCCGACCCGTCAGGCTAAATCCCAAAAAGAAGCCAATGCAGAACATTTTATTCCGCCCAATACCTTAAAGGCGCGGGCATTGAACCAAGGGTCGGTGGATGATGTTCAGGCCATGGTGGATGCGGCTATTGAAACGGTGAATACGCAGGCTCTGGAATCTCATGCCGAAGATATTGAAGAACTCGTGACCATTTTAACACCGCGTTTGATCAATGGTGAGGTTGATGCCACATCAAAGCTGTGTCTGGATCGCCTGCGTTATGCGTCAGAAGATGCCAATCGCCGTTTGGATGGGACGGCTTATGATCATGTTTCTGATTTGTGTCAGACCTTGTTGGGGGTGGTTAATCGTATTCGTAACAGCGGTGGCTTTCCTGCTGATCAGGATGTGAAACTATTGCTTCCATTGAATAAAGCCATTCAGCTTGGGTTTGACAAGAACGCCGATGTGGCAGCAGCTCGCCAAATTTCCCAAGCTGTTTTGGCAAAAATTGCGGGTTAA
- a CDS encoding LrgB family protein — MDKLISLWEYLAQTPLLGITLTLACFALGDWLHQKANKHPLTNPVLFSIITVSLTLWATGTDYLTYFDGAKYIHFLLGPATVALAVPLYKNIHHVKAALLPIMITIILGCIFAIASGVGVAAFLGASQTTLLSLAPKSVTAPVAMGLAEIIGGTPSLTAVLVILSGVTGAVLGGMVLTLVRVKDKKARGLAVGIASHGIGTARKLSLNETAGAFAGLGMGLNALATAILLPLLYFWLT, encoded by the coding sequence ATGGATAAGTTAATCTCATTGTGGGAATATCTTGCCCAAACGCCGCTTCTGGGGATTACCCTGACACTGGCCTGTTTTGCTCTCGGTGACTGGCTCCATCAAAAAGCCAACAAGCATCCGCTGACCAATCCGGTCCTTTTTTCCATCATCACCGTATCCCTGACCCTATGGGCAACAGGAACAGACTATCTGACCTATTTTGACGGGGCAAAATACATTCACTTCTTGCTTGGCCCTGCCACAGTGGCTTTGGCCGTGCCCCTTTATAAAAATATCCACCATGTCAAAGCCGCCCTTCTCCCTATTATGATAACAATCATATTAGGGTGCATCTTTGCCATTGCCAGCGGTGTTGGGGTGGCTGCATTTCTTGGGGCATCACAAACCACCCTGCTTTCCCTTGCACCAAAATCCGTGACTGCCCCGGTTGCCATGGGCTTGGCTGAAATCATTGGCGGGACACCCTCACTCACTGCTGTCCTTGTTATTCTTAGCGGTGTGACGGGCGCTGTCCTTGGCGGCATGGTCCTCACATTGGTGCGTGTAAAAGATAAAAAAGCCCGTGGCCTTGCCGTGGGCATTGCCTCACACGGCATTGGCACCGCACGCAAGCTTAGCCTGAATGAAACGGCTGGGGCTTTTGCCGGACTTGGCATGGGGCTGAATGCACTAGCAACGGCTATTTTACTGCCCTTATTGTATTTCTGGCTTACATAA